In one window of Tenacibaculum mesophilum DNA:
- a CDS encoding RNA-directed DNA polymerase, with amino-acid sequence MKDILKLTNEEAKTLLLKQESYSNISLPEYFSFQELLDKIDKTLKGKNISDFRDKSPRDLENVNYKLLSNKDGKFAWRPFQLINPAIYVSLVNSITKESNWKILKDRFAVFQANDKIECHSLPAISESEAKTNKTAQILNWWQMIEQKSLTLSLDFKYVLHTDIADCYSSIYTHSIPWAIHTKLKAKKNRKNSLLGNTIDNHLQDMSYGQTNGIPQGSVLMDFIAEIVLGYVDLLLTEKLDSKEVKDYRILRFRDDYRIFTNNSFLAEQIAKELSEILSNIGLKLNADKTTASSDIIKSSLKPDKKYWISNQVITGNKQKWLIQLYLLSESFPNSGTIETQIRDFLVVLEKSKKKDYNLETLISLVTEIALRNPRVVPTCIAILSIFLSRIKDDKEKLVLAEKIRNKFKEVPNSSFMMVWFQRLNLKINKAETYTEPLCKKVTDNTVIIWNIDWLNDKLKDIFNKTSIIEEKTITKTKKKVSKTEIKKIIAKASYYE; translated from the coding sequence ATGAAAGACATTTTAAAACTGACTAATGAAGAAGCTAAAACTTTACTTTTAAAACAAGAAAGTTATAGCAATATCAGTTTGCCAGAGTACTTTTCGTTTCAAGAATTACTTGACAAAATTGACAAAACTCTAAAAGGAAAAAATATTTCTGATTTTAGAGATAAAAGTCCTAGAGATTTAGAGAATGTAAATTACAAACTGCTGTCTAACAAAGATGGAAAGTTTGCTTGGAGACCATTTCAATTAATTAATCCAGCAATTTATGTTTCATTAGTAAACTCAATTACAAAAGAATCTAATTGGAAAATTTTAAAAGATAGGTTCGCTGTTTTCCAAGCAAACGATAAAATTGAATGTCATAGTTTACCAGCAATTTCTGAATCTGAAGCAAAAACTAATAAGACTGCACAAATTTTGAATTGGTGGCAAATGATTGAACAAAAATCACTCACGCTATCTTTGGACTTTAAATATGTTTTACACACAGATATTGCAGACTGTTATAGTTCTATTTATACGCATTCCATTCCTTGGGCAATTCACACGAAATTAAAAGCCAAAAAAAACAGAAAGAATTCATTACTTGGAAATACAATTGACAATCACTTGCAAGATATGTCCTATGGTCAAACAAACGGAATTCCTCAAGGTAGTGTATTAATGGACTTTATAGCTGAAATAGTTCTTGGCTATGTAGACTTGCTATTAACTGAAAAGCTAGATTCAAAAGAAGTTAAAGATTATCGAATTTTACGATTTAGAGATGATTACAGGATATTTACAAATAATTCTTTCCTAGCCGAACAAATTGCAAAAGAACTATCTGAAATTTTATCTAACATTGGTCTTAAACTTAATGCTGACAAAACAACAGCATCTAGTGACATTATTAAAAGCTCTTTGAAACCAGATAAAAAATATTGGATAAGTAATCAAGTCATTACAGGAAATAAGCAAAAGTGGTTGATTCAACTCTATCTACTTTCCGAGAGTTTTCCAAATTCAGGGACAATAGAAACACAGATACGTGATTTCTTGGTTGTGCTTGAAAAATCAAAGAAAAAGGACTACAACTTAGAGACTTTAATAAGTCTCGTTACCGAAATTGCTTTGAGAAACCCTAGAGTTGTTCCGACTTGTATCGCAATTTTGAGCATTTTCTTAAGTAGAATTAAAGACGATAAAGAGAAACTTGTATTAGCTGAAAAAATTAGAAACAAATTTAAAGAAGTTCCTAATTCATCGTTTATGATGGTTTGGTTTCAGAGATTGAATTTAAAAATAAATAAAGCTGAGACCTATACTGAACCTCTTTGTAAAAAGGTAACTGACAATACTGTTATAATTTGGAATATTGATTGGTTAAACGACAAATTGAAGGATATCTTTAACAAGACTTCAATTATAGAAGAAAAAACAATTACCAAGACAAAGAAAAAGGTGTCAAAAACGGAAATAAAGAAAATTATAGCGAAAGCATCATATTATGAATAA
- a CDS encoding heavy-metal-associated domain-containing protein → MENNKELKFKTNLNCGGCVSKVQTDLDNAKGICHWNVDTNFDDKVLTVSSKGITADEVIAIVKSKGFKAEPLV, encoded by the coding sequence ATGGAAAATAATAAAGAGTTAAAATTCAAAACAAACCTTAACTGCGGAGGATGTGTATCAAAAGTACAAACTGATTTAGACAATGCTAAAGGTATTTGCCATTGGAATGTAGATACTAATTTTGATGATAAAGTTCTTACCGTAAGTTCTAAAGGAATTACTGCGGATGAAGTAATTGCTATTGTAAAAAGCAAAGGTTTTAAAGCTGAGCCTTTAGTATAA
- a CDS encoding heavy metal translocating P-type ATPase, producing the protein MATNNNKDIIYLPLEGVESEHCALIVEKGLAHVEGIETHKVELNNQRAAITVTNEEVLANAVTAIKDLGYGVTTVKKVFPVLGMTCASCAGSAESIVSYEPGVVNASVNFASGNLTIEYLPNMTNATKLQKAVQGAGYDLLIEDETKQQETLEAIHEKKFKQLKTKTMWSVLLSLPVVVIGMFFMNMPYANPIMWAFSTPVLLWFGKDFFINAWKQAKHRSANMDTLVALSTGIAYIFSVFNMLFPKFWESRGLEAHVYFEAASVIIAFILLGKLLEEKAKGNTSSAIKKLMGLQPKTVVVIQPDGTEKQTPIENVNVNDTILVKPGEKIAVDGMVTTGNSYVDESMLSGEPVPVLKEENEKVFAGTINQKGSFQFKAVKVGKETMLAQIIKMVQDAQGSKAPVQKLVDKIAGIFVPVVMSIAVITFIIWFILGGDNGVVQGLLAAITVLVIACPCALGLATPTAIMVGVGKGAEKGILIKDAESLESAKKVNAIILDKTGTITEGKPEVTGISWLQNNDTAKNILLSIEKKSEHPLAEAVVKFLGDTATTPLTNFDSITGKGAKADYNGETFFVGNKKLLTENNKVTIADELLKQADEWSKQAKTVIWFANSKEALSVLAISDKIKETSVQAIKELQTMDIELYMLTGDNEATAKSIAEETGIQHYKAEVLPQHKADFVKELQQQGKTVAMVGDGINDSTALATADVSIAMGKGSDIAMDVAKMTIISSDLSKIPQAIKLSKQTVATIKQNLFWAFIYNLIGIPIAAGILYPFNGFLLNPMIAGAAMAMSSVSVVSNSLRLKWKK; encoded by the coding sequence ATGGCAACAAATAACAATAAAGATATCATTTACCTACCTCTAGAAGGTGTGGAAAGTGAACACTGTGCTTTAATCGTTGAAAAAGGCTTAGCACATGTTGAAGGAATTGAAACCCATAAAGTAGAACTAAACAACCAAAGAGCTGCTATTACAGTTACCAACGAAGAAGTTCTTGCAAATGCCGTTACCGCTATAAAAGATTTGGGCTACGGTGTAACCACTGTTAAAAAAGTATTTCCAGTATTGGGTATGACTTGTGCCTCTTGTGCAGGAAGTGCTGAAAGTATTGTTAGCTACGAACCTGGTGTAGTAAATGCTTCGGTAAATTTTGCTAGTGGAAATTTAACGATAGAATATCTTCCAAACATGACCAATGCTACAAAACTGCAAAAAGCAGTACAAGGTGCGGGTTATGATTTACTAATTGAAGACGAAACCAAACAACAAGAAACCCTCGAAGCTATTCATGAAAAGAAGTTCAAGCAACTAAAAACCAAAACCATGTGGTCGGTACTCCTTTCGTTACCTGTAGTTGTTATTGGTATGTTTTTTATGAACATGCCTTACGCCAACCCTATTATGTGGGCCTTCTCTACCCCTGTATTATTATGGTTTGGTAAAGACTTTTTTATCAATGCATGGAAACAAGCCAAACATCGTTCTGCAAACATGGACACTTTGGTTGCTTTAAGTACAGGTATAGCGTATATTTTTAGTGTATTCAACATGTTGTTTCCTAAGTTTTGGGAGTCTAGAGGGTTAGAAGCACATGTATATTTTGAGGCAGCTTCAGTTATCATCGCATTTATTCTGTTAGGAAAACTATTAGAAGAAAAAGCCAAAGGAAACACCTCATCTGCTATTAAAAAATTGATGGGCTTACAACCTAAAACTGTGGTTGTGATACAACCTGACGGAACGGAAAAGCAAACCCCTATTGAAAATGTGAACGTAAATGATACAATTCTTGTTAAACCAGGAGAAAAAATTGCGGTAGATGGTATGGTTACTACAGGAAACTCGTATGTAGATGAAAGCATGTTAAGTGGTGAACCTGTTCCGGTACTAAAAGAAGAAAATGAAAAAGTGTTTGCAGGAACCATCAATCAAAAAGGAAGTTTTCAATTCAAAGCCGTTAAGGTTGGAAAAGAAACCATGTTGGCTCAAATTATTAAAATGGTACAAGATGCACAAGGCAGTAAAGCTCCTGTACAGAAATTGGTTGACAAAATTGCAGGTATTTTCGTTCCTGTAGTTATGAGTATTGCTGTGATTACATTTATTATATGGTTTATTTTAGGGGGTGATAACGGAGTGGTTCAAGGATTGTTAGCTGCCATCACCGTATTGGTTATTGCATGTCCTTGTGCTTTAGGTCTTGCCACTCCTACCGCTATTATGGTGGGCGTTGGTAAAGGTGCCGAAAAAGGTATTTTAATTAAAGATGCTGAAAGCCTTGAATCTGCTAAAAAAGTAAACGCTATTATTTTAGATAAAACAGGAACTATTACCGAAGGAAAACCAGAGGTTACTGGTATATCTTGGTTACAGAATAATGATACCGCTAAAAACATTCTTTTAAGTATTGAGAAAAAATCTGAACATCCATTAGCAGAAGCAGTTGTAAAGTTTTTAGGAGATACTGCCACTACCCCACTAACAAATTTCGACAGTATTACAGGTAAGGGTGCTAAGGCTGATTATAACGGAGAAACCTTTTTTGTGGGTAATAAAAAGTTATTGACTGAAAATAATAAGGTTACCATAGCGGACGAACTTTTAAAACAGGCGGACGAATGGAGCAAACAAGCAAAAACTGTTATTTGGTTTGCTAATAGTAAAGAAGCACTTTCTGTACTTGCTATTTCTGACAAAATAAAAGAAACCTCGGTACAAGCTATTAAGGAACTACAGACTATGGATATTGAACTATACATGCTTACGGGTGACAACGAAGCTACTGCAAAATCAATTGCTGAAGAAACAGGTATTCAACATTACAAAGCTGAAGTGTTACCACAACACAAAGCTGATTTTGTAAAAGAATTACAACAACAAGGAAAAACTGTTGCCATGGTGGGTGATGGTATTAACGACAGTACTGCCCTAGCTACTGCTGATGTGAGTATTGCCATGGGAAAAGGTAGTGATATTGCGATGGATGTTGCTAAAATGACCATTATATCATCTGACCTAAGTAAAATTCCGCAGGCTATAAAACTATCAAAACAAACGGTGGCTACCATTAAACAAAACCTATTTTGGGCATTTATTTATAACCTTATTGGTATTCCTATTGCAGCTGGTATTTTATACCCATTTAATGGTTTCTTATTAAACCCTATGATTGCTGGTGCAGCTATGGCTATGAGTAGTGTTAGTGTGGTTAGCAATAGCTTACGATTAAAGTGGAAAAAGTAA
- a CDS encoding helix-turn-helix domain-containing protein has product MTLTIKNMVCNRCILVIQNELDKLGVGVKSIKLGEVILEKELTSDEKESLDKILLDLGFEIIDDKKSRIIEKIKNLIINLVHHQDSETKINLSELLSNELHHDYNYLSNLFSEVEGTTIEKYFIAQKIEKVKELLVYDELSLSEIAFRLHYSSVAYLSNQFKKVTGLTPSHFKKIRKDRRKPLDEV; this is encoded by the coding sequence ATGACGCTCACTATTAAAAACATGGTTTGCAATCGCTGTATCCTAGTCATTCAAAATGAATTAGATAAATTAGGTGTTGGTGTAAAAAGCATTAAATTAGGTGAGGTTATACTAGAAAAAGAACTTACTTCAGATGAAAAAGAAAGTCTGGACAAGATTTTACTTGATTTAGGCTTCGAGATTATTGATGATAAAAAAAGTCGCATTATTGAAAAGATAAAAAACTTAATCATCAATTTGGTACACCATCAAGACAGTGAAACAAAAATCAATCTATCTGAACTATTAAGCAACGAACTACATCACGATTATAATTACTTATCCAATCTTTTTTCTGAAGTAGAAGGCACTACTATAGAAAAGTATTTTATTGCTCAAAAAATAGAAAAGGTAAAAGAACTACTTGTTTACGATGAATTATCATTAAGTGAAATTGCTTTCCGTTTACACTATTCAAGCGTGGCATATTTAAGCAATCAGTTTAAAAAAGTTACAGGATTAACGCCGAGTCACTTTAAAAAAATCCGTAAAGACAGAAGAAAACCATTAGACGAGGTGTAA